One Pseudorhodoplanes sinuspersici DNA segment encodes these proteins:
- a CDS encoding polysaccharide deacetylase family protein gives MTLDRAMTQGLLLVNFHYVRDPGLYAHPGIHPISPDAFRRQMEQLASCLHMATPDEAEAYVLHGKELPRSSALITFDDGLVDHERTAMDILDPMGIKAVFFVCSRPLTEHRALAVHKVHYLRAMTEPSRFRNELLAALPPEWRIRQLTAEERASAARTYIYDRPEHGEIKYLLNSLLPEDVLDQVTSTMLENRGIDERAFCAETYMDGRTLRSLEDRGHCIGAHTHDHRAVTRLGDDEDRHMALNIATLAEATGRPPNWVSYPYGRDWALPADPAEFCKRHGFSVGVTLTGQWVQPEHTPFALDRINTNEVDRVLSDHEFHRR, from the coding sequence GTGACGCTTGATCGCGCCATGACGCAAGGGTTGCTGCTCGTCAATTTCCACTATGTGCGCGATCCGGGATTGTATGCGCATCCCGGTATTCACCCGATTTCGCCTGACGCCTTCCGTCGTCAGATGGAGCAATTGGCTTCCTGCCTTCACATGGCAACGCCGGACGAAGCCGAAGCCTATGTGCTTCACGGAAAAGAGTTGCCCCGTTCGAGCGCGCTGATCACATTCGACGACGGCCTTGTCGATCACGAGAGGACCGCAATGGATATCCTCGACCCGATGGGTATCAAGGCGGTGTTTTTCGTCTGCTCCCGTCCGTTGACGGAACACCGTGCGTTGGCCGTCCACAAGGTTCACTATCTGCGGGCGATGACCGAGCCTAGCCGCTTTCGCAACGAACTATTGGCCGCGCTGCCGCCGGAATGGCGAATCCGGCAACTGACGGCGGAAGAGCGCGCGTCAGCGGCGCGGACTTATATCTACGACCGGCCGGAGCATGGCGAGATCAAGTATCTGCTCAACTCCCTTCTGCCGGAAGACGTGCTTGATCAGGTGACCAGCACAATGCTCGAAAACCGCGGCATCGATGAGCGCGCCTTCTGCGCTGAAACTTATATGGATGGACGCACCCTTCGCAGCCTTGAGGATCGTGGACATTGCATTGGTGCACACACGCATGATCATCGCGCGGTCACCCGTCTCGGCGATGACGAAGACCGGCATATGGCTCTCAATATCGCTACACTCGCGGAAGCAACTGGCCGGCCGCCGAACTGGGTGTCATATCCTTATGGCCGTGATTGGGCTCTTCCAGCTGATCCGGCCGAGTTCTGCAAGCGCCACGGCTTCTCGGTGGGCGTGACTTTAACCGGACAATGGGTGCAGCCGGAGCATACGCCGTTTGCTCTCGACCGCATCAATACCAATGAGGTCGACCGGGTGCTGAGTGACCATGAGTTCCATCGCCGTTAA
- a CDS encoding sulfotransferase family protein: MTSAPIFIGGMFKSGTTLLRAMLGQHSAIASGLETYWFDWDWSQRNSAKMQGNLQRLADYFDLPSERVNTLAQSAQSAEAFLRSLMNEVAADMGKRRWAEKTPGNIAHVDRIWSAWPDAQVIHIMRDPRDVFASLREAGKWSTADEFADRWCSTIGTGSELIAKIKPDDKAYLVIRYEDLIGGPDAAMRRVIGFLNEEWEPQVGTFSGREADFDKVRDATGKASTTLERLKEPLTNQRVGIWRNILADKDLSDIKEAIASRGFGDVYLRAVADTRDA, from the coding sequence ATGACAAGCGCTCCCATCTTCATCGGCGGAATGTTCAAGTCGGGCACGACCCTTCTCCGGGCCATGCTGGGCCAGCATAGCGCGATCGCATCAGGCCTCGAGACTTACTGGTTCGACTGGGACTGGTCGCAGCGCAACAGTGCAAAGATGCAAGGCAATCTGCAGCGGCTGGCGGACTATTTCGATCTTCCATCTGAGCGCGTAAACACTCTGGCTCAATCGGCGCAAAGCGCGGAAGCCTTCCTCCGGTCGTTGATGAATGAGGTCGCCGCCGACATGGGCAAGCGGCGCTGGGCGGAGAAGACGCCAGGCAATATCGCTCATGTCGACCGCATCTGGTCTGCGTGGCCGGACGCACAAGTGATCCATATCATGCGCGATCCGCGTGACGTCTTCGCATCGCTGCGCGAGGCCGGAAAGTGGAGTACCGCAGACGAATTCGCCGACCGTTGGTGCTCGACGATCGGAACGGGATCCGAGCTGATTGCGAAGATCAAACCGGACGACAAGGCTTATCTCGTCATCCGCTATGAAGATCTGATCGGCGGGCCTGACGCAGCGATGCGGCGGGTGATCGGCTTCCTGAATGAGGAATGGGAGCCGCAAGTCGGCACCTTCAGCGGCCGTGAGGCCGACTTTGACAAAGTTCGCGATGCGACCGGCAAAGCCTCGACGACGCTCGAGCGGCTGAAGGAGCCGCTGACAAATCAGCGTGTCGGCATCTGGCGCAACATCCTCGCCGACAAGGACCTCTCGGACATCAAGGAAGCCATCGCGAGCCGCGGCTTCGGCGATGTTTATCTTCGGGCGGTCGCGGATACGCGTGACGCTTGA
- a CDS encoding cytidylyltransferase domain-containing protein, whose translation MLEGRSVLAVVPARGGSKSIPRKNLKEIGGISLVGRAAGVARALPWIDAALISTDDHDIRDEAVRHGLDAPFMRPDELSGDTAGSIDMWRHAWLAAEQHYGRRFDISVLLEPTSPMRRPEDVELTVKTLLQTNAPAAATVSRTPAHYTPHKTLTVDEQGTIGFYLSDGARHSLRQGIPAYYHRNGLCYAVTRAHLVGHGRIIDRDAQAVVIDRHVVNIDDPFELELTEWLLNRERKA comes from the coding sequence ATGCTTGAGGGTCGCTCGGTTCTTGCGGTCGTCCCCGCCCGAGGCGGATCGAAATCGATCCCGCGCAAGAACCTGAAGGAAATCGGCGGCATTTCGCTTGTCGGGCGCGCGGCCGGCGTAGCCCGCGCTCTGCCCTGGATCGATGCCGCGCTGATTTCGACGGACGATCACGACATCAGGGACGAGGCGGTCCGGCATGGCCTCGATGCGCCGTTCATGCGGCCCGACGAATTATCCGGAGACACTGCCGGCTCGATCGACATGTGGCGGCACGCCTGGCTCGCCGCCGAACAACACTATGGCCGCCGGTTCGACATTTCGGTGTTGCTGGAACCGACAAGCCCGATGCGCCGGCCGGAGGACGTGGAACTGACGGTAAAAACGTTGTTGCAGACCAATGCACCGGCGGCGGCGACAGTCTCACGCACACCGGCGCATTACACGCCGCACAAGACGCTCACGGTGGACGAACAAGGTACCATCGGCTTCTATCTGTCCGACGGTGCTCGGCACAGTCTCCGTCAGGGCATTCCGGCCTACTATCACCGCAACGGGTTGTGCTATGCCGTCACCCGCGCTCATCTCGTCGGGCATGGCCGCATCATCGACCGCGATGCACAGGCCGTCGTGATAGACCGCCATGTCGTGAATATCGACGATCCTTTCGAACTCGAATTGACCGAGTGGCTGCTGAACCGAGAACGCAAAGCATGA
- a CDS encoding Gfo/Idh/MocA family protein — protein MTAPHMLIVGSGSVGKRHARNLASLGCRISCVDPRAERREELAAETPVVGSHPTIEAALAAGGLDGVVIGSPTAFHPAQTIAALDAGLPVLLEKPVAKTAAEARTIYDAQKRTGVPVLLGYTWRWWPPLLQVRSRLNEGTIGKLRHVQFHMSAHLADWHPWEPYQEFFMASAAQGGGALLDESHWIDLMTWFFGTPAELSGRVEKISDLDIETDDNVDALAMYPDGLRVSLHLDLYGRPHEKYIRFIGEGGSLFWSADPNRITIGKQSGQVWEEETFTCERNDMFVAVAREFLDVVAGRSKPSCTLADGIKVMDLIEAIRTSSAEGCTVQTGKADA, from the coding sequence GTGACCGCTCCTCATATGCTCATTGTCGGATCAGGTAGCGTCGGCAAACGCCACGCGCGCAACCTCGCGTCGCTGGGCTGTCGCATCTCCTGCGTCGATCCGCGTGCGGAACGTCGCGAAGAGCTTGCTGCCGAGACGCCGGTTGTCGGCTCTCACCCTACCATCGAAGCCGCCTTGGCCGCTGGCGGACTTGATGGGGTTGTGATCGGCTCGCCAACCGCATTTCATCCTGCACAGACGATCGCGGCCCTGGATGCTGGCCTGCCCGTACTGCTGGAAAAGCCGGTCGCCAAAACGGCGGCTGAAGCGCGCACGATATACGACGCCCAAAAGCGGACCGGCGTGCCGGTGCTTCTCGGCTACACATGGCGCTGGTGGCCGCCTCTGCTGCAGGTTCGCTCACGCTTGAACGAAGGCACGATCGGCAAACTTCGTCACGTTCAGTTCCACATGTCGGCGCATCTGGCGGACTGGCATCCATGGGAACCCTATCAGGAGTTCTTCATGGCCAGCGCCGCACAGGGCGGCGGCGCATTGCTGGACGAAAGCCACTGGATCGATCTAATGACTTGGTTCTTCGGCACGCCGGCAGAACTGTCGGGACGCGTCGAGAAGATCTCCGATCTCGATATCGAGACTGACGACAACGTTGATGCGCTGGCTATGTATCCAGACGGCCTTCGCGTCTCGTTGCATCTCGATCTCTACGGGCGGCCGCACGAGAAGTACATCCGCTTCATCGGCGAAGGTGGCAGCCTCTTTTGGTCCGCCGATCCCAATCGCATCACAATCGGCAAGCAGAGCGGTCAGGTCTGGGAGGAAGAAACGTTCACGTGCGAGCGCAACGATATGTTCGTGGCTGTTGCACGCGAATTTCTCGACGTCGTTGCCGGACGCAGCAAGCCCTCCTGTACGCTCGCCGATGGCATCAAGGTCATGGACCTGATAGAGGCGATCCGTACCAGCAGCGCCGAAGGGTGCACCGTACAGACGGGAAAAGCGGATGCTTGA